The following proteins come from a genomic window of Triticum aestivum cultivar Chinese Spring chromosome 6A, IWGSC CS RefSeq v2.1, whole genome shotgun sequence:
- the LOC123127936 gene encoding protein RGF1 INDUCIBLE TRANSCRIPTION FACTOR 1-like produces MQSSAVRATPQWLRGLLSEEFFDACAVHPAERKNDKNHFCADCAAALCRHCLPHDPSHNVLQIWKYASCFVVRVDDLKLFDCTGIQSHTVSDHEVVFLNERTARKRSACAENPCAACARPLSSGHEYCSLFCKVKHLGESERGLRCALRVNRKAAAAGEEAAGSEPQNGKRPRAASSEAEPSCGGSSGKRSRKQLAPARSPFC; encoded by the exons atgcaatccTCGGCCGTGCGCGCCACCCCGCAGTGGCTGCGTGGCCTGCTGTCGGAGGAATTCTTCGACGCGTGCGCCGTGCACCCGGCGGAGCGCAAGAACGACAAGAACCACTTCTGCGCGGACTGCGCCGCCGCCCTCTGTCGCCACTGCCTCCCCCACGATCCCTCCCACAACGTCCTCCAG ATCTGGAAGTACGCGTCCTGCTTCGTCGTCCGCGTCGACGACCTGAAACTGTTCGACTGCACCGGCATCCAG TCGCACACGGTGAGCGATCACGAGGTGGTGTTCCTGAACGAGCGCACGGCGAGGAAGCGCTCGGCCTGCGCCGAGAACCCCTGCGCCGCGTGCGCCCGGCCGCTCTCGTCAGGGCACGAGTACTGCTCCCTCTTCTGCAAG GTGAAGCATCTGGGGGAGAGCGAGCGGGGGCTGAGATGCGCGTTACGCGTGAACAGGAAGGCGGCCGCCGCGGGCGAGGAGGCTGCCGGGTCGGAGCCGCAGAACGGGAAGCGGCCGAGGGCGGCGTCGTCGGAGGCGGAGCCGAGCTGTGGCGGGTCGTCCGGTAAGCGGAGCCGGAAGCAGCTAGCGCCGGCTCGCTCACCATTCTGTTGA